A section of the Bradyrhizobium oligotrophicum S58 genome encodes:
- the cobS gene encoding cobaltochelatase subunit CobS, whose amino-acid sequence MTTAATTNAQEITGVPDMKVSVRQVFGIDSDLEVPAFSASDPHVPEVDADYRFDRATTLAILAGFAKNRRVMVTGYHGTGKSTHIEQVAARLNWPCVRVNLDSHISRIDLVGKDAIVVKDGKQVTEFRDGILPWALQHNVALVFDEYDAGRPDVMFVIQRVLEVSGRLTLLDQNKVIKPHPAFRLFATANTIGLGDTSGLYHGTQQINQGQMDRWSIVTTLNYLAHDEEVEIVLAKAKHYRNAQGRDTVNKMVRLADLTRNAFANGDLSTVMSPRTVITWAENAEIFGDIGFAFRVTFLNKCDELERPLVAEFYQRCFNAELPESAINVALS is encoded by the coding sequence ATGACGACCGCCGCTACGACCAATGCGCAGGAGATCACCGGTGTGCCCGACATGAAGGTGTCGGTGCGTCAGGTGTTCGGGATCGACAGCGACCTTGAGGTGCCGGCCTTTTCCGCAAGCGACCCGCATGTCCCCGAAGTCGACGCCGACTACCGCTTCGACCGCGCCACGACGCTTGCGATCCTGGCCGGCTTCGCCAAGAACCGCCGTGTGATGGTGACTGGATACCACGGGACCGGCAAGTCGACCCATATCGAGCAGGTCGCGGCGCGCCTCAACTGGCCGTGCGTGCGCGTCAACCTCGACAGCCACATCAGCCGTATCGACCTCGTCGGCAAGGACGCGATCGTGGTCAAGGACGGCAAGCAGGTCACCGAGTTCCGCGACGGCATCCTGCCCTGGGCGCTGCAGCACAACGTCGCCCTGGTGTTCGACGAATATGACGCCGGCCGCCCGGACGTGATGTTCGTGATCCAGCGCGTGCTCGAAGTTTCGGGCCGGCTGACGCTGCTCGACCAGAACAAGGTGATCAAGCCACACCCGGCGTTCCGCCTGTTCGCCACCGCCAACACCATCGGCCTTGGCGATACTTCGGGCCTCTATCACGGCACGCAGCAGATCAACCAGGGCCAGATGGACCGCTGGTCGATCGTCACGACGCTGAACTACCTCGCCCATGACGAGGAGGTCGAAATCGTGCTGGCCAAGGCCAAGCATTACCGGAATGCGCAGGGCCGCGACACCGTCAACAAGATGGTGCGGCTCGCCGACCTGACGCGCAACGCCTTCGCCAATGGTGATCTGTCCACGGTGATGAGTCCGCGCACGGTGATCACCTGGGCCGAGAACGCCGAGATCTTCGGCGACATCGGCTTCGCATTCCGCGTCACCTTCCTCAACAAATGCGACGAGCTCGAGCGTCCGCTGGTGGCGGAGTTCTATCAGCGCTGCTTCAATGCGGAGCTGCCGGAATCCGCCATCAACGTCGCGCTGAGCTGA
- a CDS encoding DedA family protein codes for MTHLLDPLIAFVSDHAGLAYLTLFLAALLEAVPIAGSIIPGTTIILALSALIPGGELQLQWVLAAAILGAVLGDGGAFWIGHRSQREILTTWPFSNYPRLVAQSEAFFHRFGTLAIFFARFVAPIRAVVPITAGALDIPPVRFYAVNIPAIVLWACAHVLPGVFAVQLLHRYGGLPHHGHIAKSTWIIAAVAGTIVVWLVLRMLRKRRETQLAPGAAN; via the coding sequence GTGACCCATTTGCTCGACCCTCTCATCGCCTTCGTCTCGGATCACGCGGGACTGGCCTATCTGACCCTGTTTCTGGCGGCGCTGCTCGAGGCCGTCCCGATCGCGGGATCGATCATTCCGGGCACCACCATCATCCTGGCGCTGAGCGCGCTGATCCCGGGCGGTGAATTGCAGCTGCAATGGGTGCTGGCGGCCGCCATCCTGGGCGCGGTGCTCGGCGATGGCGGGGCATTCTGGATCGGGCACCGCAGCCAGCGCGAGATCCTGACGACCTGGCCGTTCTCGAACTATCCTCGGCTGGTGGCGCAAAGCGAGGCCTTTTTCCATCGCTTCGGCACCTTGGCGATCTTTTTCGCCCGCTTCGTCGCGCCGATCCGCGCCGTGGTGCCGATCACCGCGGGGGCGCTCGACATCCCCCCTGTCCGGTTCTACGCCGTCAACATTCCCGCTATCGTGCTCTGGGCCTGCGCCCACGTCCTGCCCGGAGTGTTCGCGGTGCAGCTGCTGCATCGGTATGGCGGCCTTCCGCATCACGGTCACATTGCCAAGTCGACCTGGATCATCGCCGCGGTCGCTGGCACGATCGTGGTCTGGCTGGTGCTCCGAATGCTGCGGAAGCGGCGCGAGACCCAGCTCGCGCCTGGCGCCGCGAACTAG
- a CDS encoding citrate synthase family protein yields MKKDGGLYLSAREASAELAISPATLYAYVSRGLVRSEPSPNSRSNRYRAEDIRALKERRAPAPEPRAFRSFDADLPVFDSAVSTITEAGPIYRGVNCVDLAERDTLEHAATLLWDVTAIDPFTPDNLPRISEEMRLISEAAHRAAPIDRAIAVLALAASADPAAFNRAPDGRTLVGARIIRLVVATMLNAAPSAEPLHVQVANAWAPDHKHAPDLIRRTLVLLADHELNASTFTVRCAASTGLSLYDAVIAGLAALKGPQHGGAGVLASQLVKTLIDRDVAPLIRERVALGERFAGFGHGVYKRGDPRAISLLEALTRVGAPRKFTREVPERIAEATGEFVNIDYALAVLVHSLRLPAGSELALFAMARCVGWIAHACEQLQSGRLIRPRARYTGPTPGRSAFVGSL; encoded by the coding sequence ATGAAAAAAGACGGCGGCCTTTACCTTTCGGCCCGCGAGGCTTCCGCGGAGCTCGCGATCTCGCCGGCCACGCTCTACGCCTATGTCAGCCGGGGCCTGGTCCGCTCCGAGCCGTCGCCGAATTCGCGCAGCAACCGCTATCGCGCCGAGGACATCAGGGCCCTGAAGGAGCGGCGTGCGCCTGCCCCCGAGCCGCGCGCCTTCCGCAGCTTCGACGCGGACCTGCCGGTGTTCGATTCGGCGGTGTCGACGATCACGGAAGCGGGGCCGATCTATCGGGGCGTCAACTGCGTCGATCTGGCGGAGCGGGACACGCTCGAACATGCCGCGACACTGCTGTGGGACGTCACCGCCATCGACCCGTTCACCCCCGACAATCTTCCACGAATCTCGGAGGAGATGCGCCTCATCTCAGAGGCGGCGCACCGCGCGGCGCCGATCGACCGCGCCATCGCCGTGCTGGCACTGGCGGCGAGTGCCGATCCCGCGGCCTTCAATCGCGCGCCGGATGGCCGCACCCTGGTGGGTGCGCGCATCATCCGTCTCGTGGTCGCGACCATGCTGAACGCCGCGCCTTCAGCCGAGCCCCTTCACGTCCAGGTCGCGAACGCCTGGGCGCCCGACCACAAGCATGCGCCGGACCTCATTCGGCGGACCTTGGTGCTGCTGGCCGATCATGAGCTGAATGCGTCGACCTTCACCGTCCGCTGCGCGGCGTCGACCGGGCTCAGCCTCTATGATGCAGTCATTGCGGGCTTGGCAGCACTGAAAGGCCCGCAGCATGGCGGCGCCGGCGTGCTGGCGTCGCAGCTGGTGAAAACCCTGATCGACCGCGATGTCGCGCCGCTGATCCGGGAGCGGGTGGCGCTGGGCGAGCGCTTCGCCGGGTTCGGCCATGGCGTCTACAAGCGCGGGGACCCCCGCGCGATCTCGCTGCTGGAGGCGCTGACGCGCGTCGGCGCGCCGCGCAAATTCACCCGGGAGGTGCCGGAGCGGATCGCGGAGGCGACCGGCGAGTTCGTCAACATCGATTATGCGCTCGCCGTGCTGGTGCACAGCCTGAGGCTGCCTGCCGGCAGCGAGCTGGCGCTGTTCGCGATGGCACGCTGCGTCGGCTGGATCGCCCATGCCTGCGAACAGCTGCAGTCCGGCCGCCTGATCCGGCCGCGCGCGCGCTACACCGGACCCACGCCGGGCCGCAGCGCCTTCGTGGGCTCGCTGTAG
- a CDS encoding citrate synthase/methylcitrate synthase: MTLHLGKTPVGLDGIAAAETVLSHVDGQQGELIIAGARVADLAAGSGFEGVTARLWSAATKRSIGEANVRASLALARQRAFARLPELLAATAGLSIIDGFRAAVAALRPEAGLDDEATIVGACPVIAGALVQRARGAKPVAPDADASHAADTLRMVRGDTPDRGEVAALDTYLVTVSDHGMNASTFAARVVASTQADLFASVTAGYCALTGPLHGGAPEPVLEMLNAIGTRDNIKPWVDAALSRGERLMGFGHRIYRVRDPRADVLRSAIERLAGSGADLPFASEVEAYIRTALRQKNPERVLDTNVEFFTAILLDALKIPRQAFTPIFAVARAAGWTAHAREQQRTGRLIRPSSAYIGPKP, translated from the coding sequence ATGACCCTTCACCTCGGCAAGACCCCCGTTGGCCTCGATGGCATCGCCGCCGCCGAGACCGTGCTCAGCCATGTCGATGGCCAGCAGGGCGAGCTCATCATCGCCGGCGCCCGAGTGGCCGATCTCGCCGCCGGCAGCGGGTTCGAGGGCGTGACGGCCCGGCTGTGGAGCGCGGCGACCAAGCGCAGCATCGGCGAGGCCAACGTCCGCGCCAGCCTCGCGCTCGCGCGCCAGCGCGCTTTTGCCCGGCTGCCTGAGCTACTCGCCGCGACCGCCGGCCTGTCGATCATCGACGGCTTCCGCGCCGCGGTTGCGGCGCTGCGGCCTGAGGCCGGACTCGACGACGAGGCGACCATCGTCGGCGCCTGTCCGGTGATCGCCGGCGCATTGGTCCAGCGCGCGCGCGGAGCCAAGCCGGTCGCTCCCGATGCTGACGCCAGCCACGCCGCCGACACCTTGCGCATGGTGCGCGGCGATACGCCGGATCGGGGCGAGGTGGCCGCACTGGACACCTATCTCGTCACCGTCAGCGATCACGGGATGAACGCCTCGACCTTTGCCGCGCGCGTGGTCGCCTCGACGCAGGCCGACCTGTTCGCGTCAGTCACTGCAGGCTATTGCGCGCTGACCGGCCCGCTGCATGGCGGTGCGCCGGAGCCGGTGCTGGAGATGCTGAACGCGATCGGCACGCGCGACAACATCAAGCCGTGGGTCGACGCGGCGCTTTCGCGCGGCGAGCGACTGATGGGCTTTGGCCATCGCATCTACCGGGTGCGCGATCCGCGCGCCGATGTCCTCAGGAGCGCGATCGAGCGGCTGGCGGGCAGCGGGGCTGATCTGCCGTTTGCGAGCGAGGTGGAGGCCTATATCCGCACAGCGCTGCGGCAGAAGAATCCGGAGCGGGTGCTCGACACCAATGTCGAGTTCTTCACCGCCATCCTGCTCGATGCGCTGAAGATTCCGCGCCAGGCCTTCACGCCGATCTTCGCGGTGGCGCGGGCCGCCGGCTGGACTGCGCACGCCCGCGAGCAGCAGCGTACCGGGCGGCTGATCCGGCCGAGTTCGGCCTATATCGGGCCGAAGCCCTGA
- a CDS encoding J domain-containing protein: protein MPIDSSKFFDSIRIKPKKAAARQPVVREEAQPCQWPDCKNRGSHRAPKGRENVREYWHFCLDHVREYNQSYNFFSGMNAEAVARYQKDALTGHRPTWKMGANTSAKRGAGGPEGDLGDASDPFSVFAEINGRGSWRPDPQSAPKAEQRKVFNAERKALQVMGLGPDVTLEDVKAKYKALVKQHHPDANGGDRSTEDRLIEIIKAYNYLKTVVKA from the coding sequence ATGCCGATCGATTCATCCAAATTCTTCGACTCCATCCGCATCAAGCCCAAGAAGGCGGCTGCGCGGCAGCCGGTGGTGCGCGAGGAGGCCCAGCCGTGCCAGTGGCCGGACTGCAAGAACCGTGGCTCGCACCGCGCGCCCAAGGGCCGGGAGAACGTGCGCGAATATTGGCACTTCTGTCTCGACCATGTGCGCGAGTACAACCAGTCGTATAATTTCTTCTCGGGCATGAATGCCGAGGCGGTGGCGCGCTATCAGAAGGATGCGCTGACCGGACACCGCCCGACCTGGAAGATGGGCGCCAATACGTCGGCCAAGCGCGGCGCCGGCGGCCCCGAGGGTGATCTCGGCGATGCCTCGGATCCGTTCAGCGTGTTCGCCGAAATCAACGGCCGCGGCAGCTGGCGCCCGGATCCGCAGTCGGCGCCGAAGGCGGAGCAGCGCAAGGTCTTCAATGCCGAGCGCAAGGCGCTGCAGGTGATGGGTCTCGGTCCCGACGTCACGCTGGAAGACGTCAAGGCCAAGTACAAGGCGCTGGTGAAGCAGCACCATCCCGACGCCAATGGCGGCGACCGCTCCACCGAGGATCGCCTGATCGAGATCATCAAGGCCTACAATTATCTGAAGACGGTCGTGAAGGCCTGA
- a CDS encoding BolA family protein, translating to MRTQDAIIEKLREAFSPESLEVVDESHLHEGHMGHQPSGETHFRVYIVSQAFAGKSRVDRHRLINAALAAELAGSVHALALHAKAPGEA from the coding sequence ATGAGAACGCAAGATGCTATCATCGAAAAGTTGCGCGAAGCTTTCTCGCCGGAAAGCCTCGAGGTCGTGGACGAGTCACATTTGCATGAAGGCCATATGGGTCATCAGCCAAGCGGCGAGACCCATTTCCGAGTGTATATTGTGTCGCAGGCCTTCGCCGGCAAGAGCCGCGTCGATCGCCACCGCCTGATCAACGCCGCATTGGCAGCGGAACTTGCCGGCTCGGTGCACGCGCTGGCGCTGCATGCGAAGGCGCCGGGCGAGGCCTGA
- a CDS encoding HlyC/CorC family transporter, with protein sequence MDWFTLSVVIILLAASAFFALSETALTGASRASMLRLSKQGNRDADVVSRLFDMRERLIGALLLGNNIANIGASALATGIFTAWFGEVGVLYATGVMTALVVIFAEVLPKTIAINAPDRVSLAVARPMRATVFVLGPVLAVIEAIVRFLMRLIGFKVGANQPILSPTERLRGAVDLLHHEGKVEKQDRDMLGGLLDLRELQVSDVMVHRTEMVMVNADLPQEDLVREVLATEYTRIPLWRDTPENIIGVLHAKDLLRAIRAAEGDVSHIDVASLALPPWFVPEMRSVSEQLKAFRRRKTHFALVVDEYGEVEGIVTLEDILEEIVGDISDEQDVQVAGVRVQPDGSVVVDGSVPIRDLNRAMDWGLPDEEATTVAGLVIHEARSIPERGQSFTFHGFRFRVLRRERNRITALRIVPVPRGETEETRPRRAGTAF encoded by the coding sequence ATGGACTGGTTCACACTCTCCGTCGTCATCATCCTCCTCGCCGCATCTGCCTTCTTTGCGCTGAGCGAGACCGCCCTGACCGGCGCCTCCCGCGCCTCGATGCTGCGGCTGTCGAAGCAGGGCAATCGCGATGCCGACGTGGTGTCGCGCCTGTTCGACATGCGCGAGCGGCTGATCGGCGCACTGCTGCTCGGCAACAACATCGCCAATATTGGTGCCTCGGCGCTGGCGACCGGTATTTTCACGGCGTGGTTCGGCGAGGTCGGCGTGCTCTACGCGACCGGCGTGATGACCGCGCTGGTGGTGATCTTCGCCGAGGTGCTGCCGAAGACGATCGCGATCAACGCGCCGGATCGCGTGTCGCTCGCGGTTGCCAGACCGATGCGCGCGACCGTGTTCGTGCTTGGTCCGGTGCTTGCCGTGATCGAAGCGATCGTGCGCTTTTTGATGCGGCTGATCGGCTTCAAGGTCGGGGCCAATCAGCCGATCCTGTCACCGACCGAGCGTCTACGCGGAGCGGTGGATTTGTTGCATCACGAAGGCAAGGTCGAGAAGCAGGACCGCGACATGCTCGGCGGTCTGCTCGATTTGCGCGAATTGCAGGTGTCCGACGTGATGGTTCACCGCACCGAGATGGTGATGGTGAATGCGGACCTGCCGCAGGAGGATCTTGTGCGCGAGGTGCTCGCCACCGAATATACGCGCATTCCGCTGTGGCGCGACACGCCGGAGAACATCATCGGCGTGCTGCATGCGAAGGATCTGCTGCGGGCGATCCGCGCCGCCGAGGGCGATGTGTCGCACATCGATGTCGCCTCGCTGGCGCTGCCGCCCTGGTTCGTTCCGGAGATGCGATCGGTGTCGGAACAGCTGAAAGCGTTCCGCCGCCGCAAGACGCATTTCGCGCTCGTCGTCGACGAGTATGGCGAGGTTGAAGGCATCGTCACGCTCGAGGACATCCTTGAAGAGATCGTCGGCGACATTTCCGACGAGCAGGATGTGCAGGTCGCCGGCGTTCGTGTGCAGCCGGATGGATCGGTCGTCGTCGACGGCTCGGTGCCGATCCGAGATCTCAATCGCGCGATGGACTGGGGACTGCCTGATGAAGAAGCAACGACGGTCGCTGGTCTCGTGATCCACGAGGCGCGCTCGATCCCGGAGCGCGGCCAGAGCTTCACGTTCCACGGCTTCCGCTTTCGCGTGCTGCGCCGTGAGCGCAATCGCATCACCGCGCTCCGCATAGTACCGGTGCCACGCGGCGAAACCGAGGAGACACGGCCGCGCCGCGCCGGCACGGCGTTCTGA
- the aroB gene encoding 3-dehydroquinate synthase, whose amino-acid sequence MTAPLKHSDPITVDVALGERAYDIVIGRGVLATLGQRIAALRPGVRTAVVTDRTVAKHWLKPTEAILAEAGIPSSTIVVEEGEGSKTYAGLEKVSEALIAARIERNDLVIALGGGVVGDLAGFAAAILRRGVDFVQVPTSLLAQVDSSVGGKTGINSPQGKNLLGAFHQPVLVIADTAVLDTLSPRQFRAGYAEVAKYGLLGDASFFAWLEANHADIVKGGAAREHAVATSCRAKAAIVARDERETGDRALLNLGHTFGHALEAVTGFSDRLFHGEGVAVGMVLAAQFSAELGMLPPDDVVRIERHLAAVGLPTHLQDIAGFAQEGIGDADRLLALMAQDKKVKRGKLTFILMEAIGRAIIAKDVDPTRVRDFLQAKLQSRS is encoded by the coding sequence ATGACGGCACCCCTGAAGCATTCCGATCCCATCACCGTCGACGTCGCGCTGGGCGAGCGTGCCTATGACATCGTCATCGGCCGCGGCGTGCTGGCCACGCTCGGCCAGCGCATTGCCGCGCTGCGGCCCGGTGTGCGCACGGCTGTCGTCACCGACCGCACCGTGGCCAAGCACTGGCTGAAGCCCACCGAGGCCATCCTGGCGGAGGCGGGCATTCCGTCGTCCACCATCGTGGTCGAGGAAGGCGAGGGCTCCAAGACCTATGCTGGCCTGGAGAAGGTGAGCGAGGCGCTGATCGCAGCCAGGATCGAGCGCAATGATCTCGTCATCGCGCTCGGCGGCGGCGTGGTCGGGGATCTCGCCGGCTTTGCCGCCGCGATCCTGCGCCGCGGCGTCGATTTCGTGCAGGTACCGACCTCGCTGCTGGCGCAGGTGGATTCCTCCGTCGGCGGCAAGACCGGCATCAACTCGCCGCAGGGCAAGAATTTGCTCGGCGCCTTCCACCAGCCGGTGCTGGTCATCGCCGACACCGCCGTGCTCGACACGTTGTCGCCACGCCAGTTCCGCGCCGGCTATGCCGAGGTCGCCAAATACGGCCTGCTCGGCGATGCCAGCTTCTTTGCCTGGCTCGAGGCCAACCATGCCGACATCGTCAAGGGCGGTGCGGCACGCGAACATGCGGTGGCGACGTCCTGCCGCGCCAAGGCGGCGATCGTCGCCCGCGACGAGCGCGAGACCGGCGACCGGGCGCTGCTCAATCTCGGCCACACCTTCGGCCATGCGCTGGAGGCCGTCACCGGCTTCTCCGACCGGCTGTTCCATGGCGAAGGCGTCGCGGTCGGCATGGTGCTGGCAGCGCAGTTCTCGGCCGAGCTCGGCATGCTGCCGCCCGACGATGTCGTGCGCATCGAGCGTCACCTTGCCGCGGTCGGCCTGCCGACCCATCTGCAGGACATCGCCGGCTTCGCCCAGGAGGGGATCGGCGACGCCGATCGGCTGCTGGCGCTGATGGCGCAGGACAAGAAGGTCAAGCGCGGCAAGCTCACCTTCATCCTGATGGAAGCCATCGGCCGCGCCATCATTGCGAAGGACGTGGATCCCACGCGGGTGCGCGACTTCCTGCAGGCCAAATTGCAAAGCCGCAGCTGA
- a CDS encoding shikimate kinase, with protein sequence MTDTTQPAPTPAAPEAAILAGLGKRLIVLVGMMGVGKSTVGRRLAARLRLPFVDADTEIETAAGMTIPEIFESRGEDYFRNGEARVIARLLESGPGVLATGGGAFMREETRRRIQDKAVSVWLKADADVIMRRVRRRADRPLLQTADPEGTIARLLIEREPVYQLADLTIFSRDVPHDRVVEDCLEALQAFLAPVQAAEAQPVPPQSDPGPSNSVQADSVQAMSALR encoded by the coding sequence ATGACCGACACGACGCAACCCGCACCCACCCCAGCCGCCCCGGAGGCCGCGATTCTCGCGGGCCTCGGCAAGCGGCTGATCGTGCTGGTCGGCATGATGGGCGTCGGCAAGTCGACCGTCGGCCGGCGGCTGGCAGCGCGGCTGCGGCTGCCCTTCGTCGATGCGGACACCGAGATCGAGACCGCGGCCGGCATGACCATACCGGAAATCTTCGAGTCGCGCGGCGAGGACTATTTCCGCAACGGCGAGGCCCGGGTGATCGCCCGCCTGCTCGAAAGCGGGCCTGGGGTGCTGGCGACCGGCGGCGGGGCCTTCATGCGCGAGGAAACGCGGCGCCGCATCCAGGACAAGGCCGTCTCGGTGTGGTTGAAGGCCGACGCCGACGTGATCATGCGCCGTGTCAGGCGACGGGCCGACCGGCCGCTGCTGCAGACCGCCGATCCCGAAGGCACGATCGCGCGGCTGCTGATCGAGCGCGAGCCGGTGTACCAACTCGCGGACCTGACGATCTTCTCGCGCGACGTGCCGCACGACCGGGTCGTCGAGGATTGCCTGGAGGCGCTGCAAGCGTTCCTGGCGCCTGTACAGGCGGCCGAGGCTCAGCCCGTCCCTCCGCAATCCGATCCAGGTCCATCCAATTCCGTGCAGGCCGATTCTGTGCAGGCAATGAGCGCGCTCCGATGA
- the xerD gene encoding site-specific tyrosine recombinase XerD yields the protein MKVKASDAGLMSLFLDMMAAEQGAGQNTLDAYRRDLTDLSEFLGGKANGFATADTQALRDYLADLDTRGFKSSSVARRLSSMRHLFRFLLNERIRSDDPAAILSGPKRGRPLPKVLSIGDVDRMLTRAKELSEVVDASPAQRLRGLRLYCLLEVLYATGLRVSELVALPRTAARNDARMIVVRGKGNKERLVPLNQASRQAMADYLAMLDRQKPEKKASAAFGKWLFPSFGESGHLTRQHFARDLKELAVASGLPARLVSPHVLRHAFASHLLHNGADLRIVQTLLGHTDISTTQIYTHVVEERLKSLVRDLHPLAET from the coding sequence ATGAAGGTCAAGGCCTCCGACGCCGGGCTGATGAGCCTGTTCCTCGACATGATGGCAGCCGAGCAAGGCGCCGGTCAGAACACGCTGGACGCCTATCGCCGCGATCTCACGGATCTCTCCGAGTTTCTCGGCGGCAAGGCCAACGGCTTCGCCACCGCCGACACCCAGGCATTGCGCGACTATCTCGCCGATCTCGACACCAGGGGCTTCAAATCCTCCAGCGTGGCGCGGCGGCTGTCGTCGATGCGCCACCTGTTTCGCTTCCTGCTCAACGAGCGCATCCGCAGCGACGATCCCGCCGCGATCCTGTCGGGGCCGAAGCGCGGCCGTCCCCTGCCCAAGGTGCTGTCGATCGGCGACGTCGACCGCATGCTGACCCGCGCCAAGGAGCTTTCGGAGGTCGTCGACGCCTCGCCGGCGCAGCGGCTGCGCGGCTTGCGGCTGTATTGCCTGCTCGAAGTGCTGTACGCGACCGGCTTGCGCGTCTCCGAGCTGGTGGCGCTGCCGCGTACGGCCGCCCGCAATGACGCCCGCATGATCGTGGTGCGCGGCAAGGGCAACAAGGAGCGGCTGGTGCCACTGAACCAGGCCTCGCGCCAGGCGATGGCGGACTATCTGGCGATGCTGGACAGGCAGAAGCCGGAGAAGAAGGCCAGCGCCGCGTTCGGCAAATGGCTGTTTCCCTCGTTCGGCGAAAGCGGCCATCTGACCCGCCAGCACTTCGCCCGCGACCTCAAGGAGCTCGCGGTGGCCAGCGGCCTGCCGGCCCGGCTGGTCTCGCCGCACGTGCTGCGCCACGCCTTCGCCAGCCACCTGCTGCACAATGGCGCCGACCTGCGCATCGTGCAGACCCTGCTGGGCCACACCGATATCTCGACCACGCAGATCTATACCCATGTGGTCGAGGAACGGCTCAAGAGCCTGGTGCGCGACCTGCACCCGCTGGCCGAGACCTGA
- a CDS encoding acetyl-CoA carboxylase carboxyltransferase subunit alpha encodes MPDPMRSYLDFEKPVAELDSKVDELRAMAASGTDIGEEVGRIEEKAGQALAELYATLTPWQKTMVARHPQRPHFSDFVGGLITEFTPLAGDRKFGEDAALLGGFGRFRGEPICVMGQEKGATTESRLKHNFGMARPEGYRKAVRLMEMAERFGIPVLSLVDSAGAYPGIGAEERGQAEAIARSTDACLALGVPNVAIITGEGMSGGAIALTTANRVLMLEHAIYSVISPEAASSILWRDGTKAQEAANSMKITAQDMLRFGVVDTILKEPVGGAHRDPAAMIAATGEAIAQAFEEMKGLDADAIRKQRRQKFIDIGRKLG; translated from the coding sequence ATGCCGGATCCCATGCGCAGCTACCTCGATTTCGAAAAGCCCGTTGCCGAGCTCGATTCCAAGGTCGACGAACTCCGGGCGATGGCCGCCTCCGGCACCGATATCGGCGAGGAGGTCGGCCGGATCGAGGAGAAGGCCGGGCAGGCGCTGGCCGAGCTCTACGCCACGCTGACGCCATGGCAGAAGACCATGGTGGCCCGCCATCCGCAGCGGCCGCACTTCTCCGACTTCGTCGGCGGCCTGATCACCGAGTTCACGCCGCTGGCCGGCGACCGCAAGTTCGGCGAGGACGCCGCTTTGCTCGGCGGCTTCGGCCGCTTCCGCGGCGAGCCGATCTGCGTGATGGGCCAGGAGAAGGGCGCCACCACCGAATCCCGCCTCAAGCACAATTTCGGCATGGCCCGGCCCGAAGGCTACCGCAAGGCGGTTCGGCTGATGGAGATGGCCGAGCGCTTCGGCATCCCCGTGCTGTCGCTGGTCGATTCCGCGGGCGCCTATCCGGGCATCGGCGCCGAGGAGCGCGGCCAGGCCGAGGCCATCGCGCGCTCGACGGACGCCTGCTTGGCGCTCGGTGTGCCAAATGTTGCGATCATCACCGGCGAGGGCATGTCGGGCGGCGCGATCGCGCTGACCACCGCCAACCGCGTCCTGATGCTGGAGCACGCGATCTACAGCGTGATCTCGCCGGAAGCCGCCTCCTCGATCCTCTGGCGCGACGGCACCAAGGCGCAGGAAGCCGCCAACAGCATGAAGATCACCGCCCAGGACATGCTCCGCTTCGGCGTGGTCGACACCATCCTCAAAGAGCCGGTCGGCGGCGCCCACCGCGATCCCGCGGCGATGATCGCGGCCACCGGCGAGGCGATCGCCCAGGCGTTCGAGGAGATGAAGGGCCTCGACGCCGATGCCATCCGCAAGCAGCGCCGGCAGAAGTTCATCGACATCGGCCGCAAGCTCGGCTGA